A section of the Streptomyces sp. NBC_00178 genome encodes:
- the thiC gene encoding phosphomethylpyrimidine synthase ThiC: protein MTTADARTPASERNAQQARSTEAGKSIGWHKGYVQGSRPDLRVPVRQVHLTNGKDVTLYDTSGPYTDPTTETDVRRGLSPLRENWIIARGDTEEYAGRPARPEDDGLKHTSPRGGLRNLDAVFPGRPRQPRRSRDGSPVTQLAYARRGEITPEMEYVAIRENVAPEVVRDEIAAGRAVLPANVNHPEIEPMIIGKRFLVKVNANIGNSAVTSSIEEEVDKMTWATKWGADTVMDLSTGRNIHTTREWVLRNSPVPIGTVPLYQALEKVDGRAEELTWEIYKDTVIEQAEQGVDYMTVHAGVRLPYVPLTARRKTGIVSRGGSIMAAWCLAHHKESFLYEHFEDLCEILAAYDVTYSLGDGLRPGSIADANDEAQFAELRTLGELNTVAKRFGVQTMIEGPGHVPMHKIKENIDLQQEICEEAPFYTLGPLTTDVAPAYDHITSGIGAAMIAWWGTAMLCYVTPKEHLGLPNRDDVKTGVITYKIAAHAADLAKGHPGAQEWDDALSDARFEFRWEDQFNLALDPDTAREFHDETLPAEPAKTAHFCSMCGPKFCSMKISHDIRREHGDQQAEIEAGMAEKSKEFAAAGNRVYLPLAD from the coding sequence ATGACCACAGCGGACGCACGCACGCCTGCCTCGGAGCGGAACGCGCAGCAGGCGCGGAGCACCGAGGCCGGGAAGTCCATCGGCTGGCACAAGGGATACGTCCAGGGCTCGCGCCCGGACCTCCGGGTGCCGGTCCGTCAGGTGCACCTCACCAACGGCAAGGACGTGACGCTGTACGACACGTCCGGGCCGTACACCGACCCCACCACCGAGACCGACGTCCGCCGCGGGCTCTCCCCCCTCCGGGAGAACTGGATCATCGCGCGCGGAGACACCGAGGAGTACGCGGGCCGCCCCGCGCGCCCCGAGGACGACGGACTGAAGCACACGTCACCACGTGGTGGCCTGCGGAACCTGGACGCGGTCTTCCCCGGCCGCCCGCGCCAGCCCCGGCGGAGCCGCGACGGCAGTCCGGTCACGCAACTCGCCTATGCCCGCAGGGGCGAGATCACCCCGGAGATGGAGTACGTCGCGATCCGCGAGAACGTCGCCCCCGAGGTGGTACGGGACGAGATCGCGGCGGGCCGGGCGGTGCTGCCGGCCAACGTCAACCATCCGGAGATCGAGCCGATGATCATCGGCAAGCGCTTCCTCGTGAAGGTCAACGCCAACATCGGCAACTCCGCGGTCACCTCCTCCATCGAGGAGGAGGTGGACAAGATGACCTGGGCCACGAAGTGGGGCGCCGACACGGTCATGGACCTCTCCACCGGGCGGAACATCCACACGACCCGCGAGTGGGTGCTGCGCAACTCCCCCGTCCCGATCGGCACCGTCCCGCTGTACCAGGCCCTGGAGAAGGTGGACGGCCGGGCCGAGGAACTGACCTGGGAGATCTACAAGGACACGGTCATCGAGCAGGCCGAGCAGGGCGTCGACTACATGACCGTGCACGCCGGTGTCCGGCTGCCGTACGTCCCCCTGACGGCCCGCCGCAAGACCGGCATCGTCTCCCGCGGTGGCTCGATCATGGCCGCGTGGTGCCTGGCGCACCACAAGGAGTCGTTCCTCTACGAGCACTTCGAGGACCTCTGCGAGATCCTCGCGGCGTACGACGTGACGTACTCGCTCGGCGACGGCCTGCGCCCCGGGTCCATCGCCGACGCCAACGACGAGGCGCAGTTCGCCGAGCTCCGGACGCTGGGCGAACTGAACACCGTCGCCAAGCGGTTCGGTGTGCAGACCATGATCGAGGGCCCGGGGCACGTCCCGATGCACAAGATCAAGGAGAACATCGACCTCCAGCAGGAGATCTGCGAGGAGGCCCCGTTCTACACGCTCGGCCCGCTGACCACCGATGTCGCGCCGGCGTACGACCACATCACCTCGGGCATCGGGGCCGCGATGATCGCGTGGTGGGGGACGGCGATGCTCTGCTACGTCACGCCCAAGGAACACCTGGGGCTGCCGAACCGGGACGACGTGAAGACCGGCGTCATCACCTACAAGATCGCCGCGCACGCGGCGGACCTGGCCAAGGGGCATCCGGGGGCCCAGGAGTGGGACGACGCGCTGTCGGACGCCCGCTTCGAGTTCCGCTGGGAGGACCAGTTCAACCTGGCCCTCGACCCCGACACGGCACGGGAGTTCCACGACGAGACGCTGCCGGCCGAGCCCGCGAAGACCGCCCACTTCTGCTCGATGTGCGGTCCCAAGTTCTGCTCGATGAAGATCTCGCACGACATCCGGCGCGAACACGGGGACCAGCAGGCCGAGATCGAGGCGGGCATGGCGGAGAAGTCCAAGGAGTTCGCCGCCGCCGGCAACAGGGTCTATCTGCCCCTCGCGGACTGA
- a CDS encoding DUF805 domain-containing protein, with protein MSWYLAVLKNYAGFSGRARRKEYWMFALFHIIVALVLVGLGAVIDSQIPYLIYIVALIIPTLAVTVRRLHDTGRSGWWFLISFVPLVGGIVLLVFTCLEGVRDVNEYGADPKLAPQAV; from the coding sequence ATGAGCTGGTACCTGGCTGTACTCAAGAACTACGCGGGCTTCAGCGGACGGGCGCGCCGCAAGGAGTACTGGATGTTCGCCCTGTTCCACATCATCGTGGCGCTGGTCCTCGTAGGGCTCGGCGCGGTGATCGACTCGCAGATCCCGTACCTCATCTACATCGTTGCGTTGATCATCCCGACCCTGGCCGTCACCGTGCGCCGTCTGCACGACACGGGCCGCTCCGGCTGGTGGTTCCTGATCTCGTTCGTCCCGCTGGTGGGCGGCATCGTCCTGCTCGTCTTCACCTGCCTCGAGGGTGTGCGTGACGTCAACGAGTACGGCGCCGACCCGAAGCTGGCCCCGCAGGCCGTCTGA
- a CDS encoding metallophosphoesterase, producing MTQGAGQEPVVRTATLRDFRVPPYAQAQAPAPHPGNAVVGDEPPEGYTPTERDLPVITRGDTLQGQAVPDARRTAEAELGPLFVVGDVHGYLDELVAALGEQGLIDAEGRWAAGNARLWFLGDFTDRGPDGIGVIDLVMRLSAEAAAAGGYCKALMGNHELLLLGAKKFGDTPVNSGAGTATFQAAWLLNGGQKTDMERLQDVHLQWMARLDAVVEEDGHLLMHSDTTAYLDYGSTIEDVNDTVHAILTRNDADECWDLFRKLTKRFAFRDEGGAQAVRELMTTYGGQRVVHGHSPIPYLLGEVGSEDGEEAPRPVIDGPHVYAEGLAIAMDGGVTMAGRLLVVQLPLRG from the coding sequence ATGACTCAGGGGGCCGGTCAGGAACCCGTGGTGCGGACAGCGACGTTGCGCGACTTCCGCGTACCGCCGTATGCACAGGCGCAGGCGCCTGCCCCGCATCCCGGAAACGCCGTGGTGGGCGACGAACCGCCGGAGGGGTACACCCCGACCGAGCGCGATCTTCCCGTGATCACCCGTGGCGACACCCTCCAGGGCCAGGCCGTCCCGGACGCCCGTCGGACCGCGGAGGCGGAGCTCGGCCCCCTGTTCGTCGTCGGCGACGTCCACGGCTACCTCGACGAGCTCGTGGCCGCTCTGGGCGAGCAGGGTCTGATCGACGCCGAGGGCCGGTGGGCGGCGGGCAACGCCAGGCTGTGGTTCCTCGGCGACTTCACCGACCGCGGTCCCGACGGAATCGGTGTCATCGACCTCGTCATGCGCCTCTCGGCGGAGGCCGCGGCGGCGGGTGGTTACTGCAAGGCCCTCATGGGCAACCACGAGCTGCTCCTGCTCGGCGCGAAGAAGTTCGGCGACACCCCCGTGAACTCCGGCGCCGGCACCGCGACGTTCCAGGCCGCCTGGCTGCTCAACGGCGGCCAGAAGACGGACATGGAGCGGCTCCAGGACGTCCATCTCCAGTGGATGGCCCGGCTCGACGCGGTCGTCGAGGAGGACGGGCACCTGCTGATGCACTCCGACACCACGGCCTACCTCGACTACGGCTCCACCATCGAGGACGTCAACGACACCGTCCACGCCATCCTCACGCGGAACGACGCGGACGAGTGCTGGGACCTCTTCCGCAAGCTGACCAAGCGCTTCGCCTTCCGCGACGAGGGCGGCGCACAGGCCGTCCGGGAACTCATGACGACCTACGGCGGCCAGCGCGTCGTCCACGGTCACAGCCCCATCCCGTACCTGCTCGGCGAGGTCGGGTCCGAGGACGGCGAGGAGGCACCCCGCCCGGTGATCGACGGGCCGCACGTCTACGCCGAGGGCCTGGCCATCGCCATGGACGGCGGGGTGACCATGGCCGGAAGGCTGCTGGTCGTGCAACTCCCCCTGCGCGGATGA
- a CDS encoding LacI family DNA-binding transcriptional regulator, with product MTAAGKHQVSRTETPRRSGRPGRAGIRDVAAAAGVSITTVSDALNGKGRLPDATRRHVREVAERLGYRPSAAARTLRTGRSGLIGLTVTTYGDEPFTFTEFAYFAEMARAATSAALARGYALVILPATSRHDVWSNVALDGTVVIDPSDQDPVVTELVRQGLPVVSDGRPAGTLPVTAWVDNDHRAAVLDLLDHLAAAGARRIGLLTGTTTDTYTRLSTTAYLHWCERVGQDPVYESYPAHDPCAGAVAADRLLARPDRPDAVYGLFDPNGTDLLAAARRYGLRVPEDLLLVCCSESTVYASTEPPITTLSLKPRRIGTAVVQLLIDAIEGVEHDGPVEQVIPTELIVRTSSQRRPPRTTVSPPRSPAGD from the coding sequence ATGACAGCAGCAGGGAAGCACCAGGTGAGCCGGACAGAGACGCCCCGGCGCAGCGGCCGACCGGGACGGGCGGGTATCCGGGACGTAGCCGCGGCGGCCGGAGTCTCCATCACGACCGTGTCCGACGCGCTCAACGGCAAGGGCAGGCTTCCGGATGCCACCCGCCGCCATGTCCGCGAGGTCGCCGAACGGCTGGGCTACCGCCCGTCGGCCGCGGCCCGCACCCTCCGTACCGGCAGGTCCGGGCTCATCGGTCTGACCGTGACCACGTACGGGGATGAACCTTTCACCTTCACCGAATTCGCGTACTTTGCGGAGATGGCCAGGGCCGCGACGTCGGCCGCGCTCGCCCGCGGCTACGCGCTGGTGATCCTGCCGGCGACCTCACGCCACGACGTGTGGTCGAACGTCGCGCTGGACGGCACGGTCGTCATCGACCCCTCCGACCAGGACCCGGTGGTCACCGAACTCGTGCGCCAGGGCCTGCCCGTCGTCTCGGACGGCCGCCCGGCGGGAACGCTCCCCGTCACGGCCTGGGTCGACAACGACCACCGGGCCGCCGTCCTCGACCTCCTCGACCACCTCGCGGCCGCCGGAGCCCGCCGCATCGGCCTGCTCACCGGTACGACGACCGACACCTACACCCGGTTGTCCACCACCGCGTACCTCCACTGGTGCGAGCGCGTCGGGCAGGATCCGGTCTACGAGTCCTACCCGGCCCACGACCCGTGCGCCGGAGCCGTCGCCGCCGACCGCCTCCTGGCCCGCCCCGACCGGCCCGACGCCGTCTACGGGCTCTTCGACCCCAACGGGACCGACCTGCTCGCCGCAGCACGCCGCTACGGGCTGCGCGTCCCCGAGGACCTCCTGCTGGTGTGCTGCAGCGAGTCCACCGTGTACGCCTCGACCGAGCCGCCCATCACCACGCTCTCCCTGAAGCCCCGCAGGATCGGAACGGCGGTCGTCCAGCTCCTCATCGACGCCATCGAAGGGGTCGAGCACGACGGCCCGGTGGAGCAGGTGATACCGACGGAACTCATCGTCCGGACCTCCTCGCAACGGCGGCCGCCCCGCACCACGGTCAGCCCTCCGCGCTCACCCGCCGGGGACTGA